One Sphingobacteruim zhuxiongii DNA window includes the following coding sequences:
- a CDS encoding sulfatase-like hydrolase/transferase, giving the protein MNEVTKIIYEIIIWLFLMYSMGIFSVYTWIAIYSYGAVVRYKYGNIYTDYALIATNPVAPSFSLIAPAYNEGKTIVENVRSLLSIYYNKLEIIIVNDGSKDDSIDRLVEAYQLEKVSFVVHGNLKTKEIIQVYKSKNPAFKKLIVVDKQNGGKADALNVGINISKSDYIVCIDVDCIIDQEAILKLAKPFMEQEDKRLIACGGVIRLANNCQIENGKVVKVNLPKSLLGRSQALEYIRAFLLGRMAWSRASGLILISGAFGAFDKEIVLECGGYDHSTVGEDMELVVRMRRYMIEQGLPHQVINIPDPLCWTEVPEDKEVLKKQRNRWMRGTMETLWTHRKLMFNPKYGKLGMVSLPYWFFFEFLGPFVEFMGYIIFILFVLFGIINWSFFFSLFALVVFSSILYSVYAVCVDLVSHQVYSKRKDLTLLILTAAIEPFYFHPLIVRAGVAGMVDYFRKKNGWGEMTRQGFSQAKDETFKEKAVRYINWLMEQFSPVAFVFLLLVLLTSAAEWLIYGQSVQQFKSATSFVFLLANNLLTSAVFVLPLLVLYSIVSFFNETLAKWFIRIMAAIALIAQLVLAFYFIESKNLLGADLFFYSTEELISILRSSNVLNLLNISMIVIGVLGLIFIIQFFSNKIKGSNRLAYSILGVGILAAVYLFFFGSIIGASKDDFMQTAERSKLGYFLASNASLVSENIQDELFPSPPESVYGAISAEYPFLRAEQSKDALGSYFQKSDQIPNLVLILIEGLGNAYSSSNGYIGDFTPFLSQLKDSSLVWENNLSSSGRTFSVLPTILGSLPFGSSGFLEQKEYPDHFNLLNVFSLNNFKTGFVYGGDAGFDYMSKYLNANAVDRLIDESSFPAGYKKLPSGNSGESWGYEDQAVFDQLIAISTNQAKPYFHIALTLSTHNPFLINDDRKFESMFGAQLAKLKLTKTKEALAMENKKQLVSVINVDDALKTFFTRYKELEDFKNTIFIITGDHAMPEIPLETKIDRFHVPLIIYSPLLKSHRKFQHTVSHFDIAPSILAYYRENYQLKTPKTVTWIGQGLDIGASKKSMGIPMMQSKSQLIDFVYGNVHINDNRSFRLNDKLVEEPMGSADADQATKTRFDAFRDLNRGFIKSNKLVPDSTYQQFLK; this is encoded by the coding sequence ATGAACGAAGTTACTAAGATTATATACGAAATTATTATCTGGTTATTCCTCATGTACTCCATGGGGATATTTAGTGTATATACCTGGATAGCAATCTATTCTTATGGTGCTGTGGTTCGCTATAAATACGGCAATATTTATACAGATTATGCATTAATCGCAACCAATCCTGTCGCGCCCAGTTTTAGTTTAATAGCTCCAGCTTACAACGAGGGGAAAACCATTGTTGAGAACGTTCGTTCTTTATTGTCGATCTATTATAATAAGCTTGAGATTATCATTGTGAATGATGGTTCTAAAGACGATTCGATTGACCGACTGGTGGAAGCCTATCAGTTGGAGAAAGTATCTTTTGTTGTACACGGTAATCTGAAGACTAAAGAAATAATTCAGGTATATAAGAGTAAAAATCCAGCTTTCAAGAAGTTAATCGTTGTTGATAAACAAAACGGGGGTAAGGCGGATGCCCTAAACGTAGGGATTAATATTTCCAAGAGTGATTACATCGTATGTATCGATGTCGACTGTATAATTGATCAGGAAGCTATACTAAAACTTGCTAAGCCTTTTATGGAGCAGGAAGATAAGCGTCTGATTGCTTGTGGCGGAGTTATTCGCTTAGCCAATAACTGTCAGATTGAGAATGGTAAGGTTGTAAAAGTCAATTTACCAAAGTCTCTCTTAGGAAGGAGTCAAGCTTTAGAGTACATACGTGCTTTTTTGTTGGGTAGGATGGCTTGGTCAAGAGCGAGTGGATTAATTTTGATTTCAGGTGCTTTTGGAGCCTTTGACAAGGAGATTGTGCTAGAATGTGGGGGTTATGACCATAGTACGGTTGGGGAGGATATGGAGCTTGTTGTGCGCATGCGACGCTATATGATTGAGCAGGGCTTACCCCATCAAGTGATCAATATCCCAGACCCACTCTGTTGGACTGAGGTTCCTGAAGATAAGGAAGTCTTGAAAAAGCAAAGAAATCGTTGGATGCGTGGTACCATGGAGACGCTGTGGACACATCGCAAACTTATGTTTAACCCGAAATATGGTAAACTAGGTATGGTTAGTCTACCATATTGGTTTTTCTTCGAATTTCTGGGGCCTTTCGTTGAGTTTATGGGCTATATAATATTTATTCTATTTGTGCTCTTTGGAATTATTAATTGGTCTTTTTTCTTTTCTTTATTCGCGCTCGTCGTCTTTTCAAGTATTCTATATTCCGTTTATGCGGTATGCGTAGATCTAGTGAGTCATCAAGTTTATTCAAAACGTAAAGATTTGACCCTCCTAATTTTGACTGCAGCGATAGAGCCTTTTTATTTCCATCCCTTGATTGTTCGTGCTGGAGTAGCTGGTATGGTCGATTATTTTAGGAAGAAGAACGGTTGGGGGGAAATGACTAGACAAGGTTTCTCGCAAGCTAAAGATGAGACTTTTAAAGAGAAGGCGGTGCGATATATCAATTGGCTAATGGAGCAATTTAGTCCTGTCGCTTTTGTGTTTTTATTACTAGTCTTACTCACTTCGGCTGCCGAATGGTTAATTTATGGGCAAAGCGTTCAGCAATTCAAATCTGCGACATCATTTGTTTTCTTGTTGGCGAATAATTTGTTGACATCGGCTGTCTTTGTACTGCCTCTGTTGGTACTATATAGCATCGTATCTTTCTTTAATGAAACCCTCGCGAAATGGTTTATTCGGATAATGGCAGCTATAGCACTAATTGCACAACTTGTCCTGGCATTTTATTTTATCGAATCGAAGAATCTCCTGGGAGCAGATTTATTCTTCTACAGCACGGAAGAGCTTATTAGTATTCTACGTAGTAGCAATGTGCTAAACCTCCTCAATATTTCGATGATCGTCATTGGAGTTTTGGGACTCATTTTCATTATACAATTTTTTTCCAATAAGATTAAAGGTAGCAATAGGCTCGCCTATAGTATCCTCGGTGTAGGAATACTCGCTGCTGTTTATCTTTTCTTCTTTGGATCGATCATTGGCGCAAGCAAAGATGATTTCATGCAAACTGCTGAACGAAGTAAGTTGGGGTATTTTTTAGCGAGCAACGCAAGTTTAGTTTCTGAAAATATTCAAGATGAATTGTTTCCAAGCCCTCCAGAATCGGTTTACGGTGCAATAAGTGCAGAATATCCTTTCTTAAGGGCGGAGCAAAGTAAGGACGCCTTAGGTTCATACTTTCAAAAGTCTGATCAGATACCAAACTTAGTATTAATTCTTATTGAAGGTTTAGGAAATGCTTATAGCAGTTCGAACGGATATATTGGTGACTTTACACCATTTTTAAGCCAGCTGAAAGATAGTTCTTTAGTTTGGGAAAACAATCTAAGTTCTTCAGGAAGAACTTTCTCTGTACTTCCTACGATTTTAGGATCCCTACCATTCGGGAGTTCTGGTTTTCTTGAACAAAAAGAGTACCCAGATCATTTTAATTTGTTGAATGTCTTTTCTTTAAATAATTTTAAAACGGGGTTTGTTTATGGCGGAGATGCTGGTTTTGACTATATGTCAAAATATTTGAATGCCAATGCTGTTGATCGTTTGATTGATGAATCTAGTTTCCCGGCGGGATATAAAAAGCTACCTAGCGGTAATTCTGGCGAGAGCTGGGGATATGAGGATCAGGCCGTGTTTGATCAGTTGATTGCTATTTCAACAAATCAAGCGAAACCGTATTTTCACATCGCTTTAACGCTTTCCACGCATAATCCGTTCTTAATAAATGATGATAGAAAGTTCGAAAGCATGTTTGGTGCTCAATTAGCTAAATTGAAGTTAACAAAGACCAAAGAGGCATTAGCAATGGAAAATAAGAAACAACTTGTTTCCGTGATCAACGTCGATGATGCATTGAAGACTTTCTTTACTAGGTATAAAGAGCTCGAAGATTTCAAAAACACGATATTTATTATTACAGGTGATCATGCAATGCCTGAGATTCCACTAGAGACAAAAATTGATCGCTTTCACGTTCCATTAATTATTTATTCTCCACTGTTGAAATCACATCGTAAATTCCAACACACGGTGAGTCATTTTGATATTGCGCCATCGATCCTTGCATACTATCGTGAGAACTATCAGCTAAAGACGCCAAAAACGGTTACATGGATTGGGCAAGGCTTGGATATTGGCGCTAGCAAGAAAAGCATGGGTATCCCGATGATGCAGAGTAAATCGCAATTAATCGATTTCGTTTACGGCAATGTTCACATCAACGATAATAGAAGCTTCAGATTGAACGATAAACTGGTCGAGGAGCCAATGGGTTCCGCCGATGCCGATCAAGCAACGAAAACGCGCTTTGATGCCTTCCGCGACTTAAATAGAGGTTTTATCAAGTCAAATAAGCTGGTGCCCGACAGTACCTATCAGCAGTTTCTTAAATAA
- a CDS encoding response regulator, translating to MNPQCTPINESERIDMLYSFGLMGLGKMPELDVFAELACQLTGCASSIIAIMEEETQRIQSCFGLELDTVERKNTVCQYTMLSDKPLMIEDTYLDPRTTDNPLIRAGEIRFYAGVPLLDHRGLALGTLCVIDYEVKRINEDQLESLSKLAEAVVSVLLAKRKVAQAGYFKDILSVTQNMICVLDDNFLIKEVNPAFAELMNFSTREAVGQSFIEILQAKESLADAIRSAISTGKATQIQTQTETHLDEAFINWNFKYNPNNKEVFAFGRDISKENAEKIKLLVSERKFRNFFENGLGLMSMHDLDGRILRVNEMGRKVLGYSAEEVEKLNLVDMLPNDKKTLFKPYLERIKQKGEDRGMMILKHKNGEWIYWLYNNSLETDLDGNAYVVSSALDMTDRIKLEEDLQHTKQILEQSSQVAQVGGWEVDLAKNKIYWSGPTRDIHGVSLDFVPTLENAFTFFDQKDGEKLNKLFNRAVELGESYDLETTLIKQSGESLWIRIKGVPEFIDGTCTRVFGIIQDIDQAKGTFIELERKEAMLQTFVDYVPASVAMFDQNLDYLTISKQWKEEFNFVSNHEVRRNLYDVFPNIPENRKEIYRKALEGISYKNTDELVTRDEVEGVQHYNWEVRPWRLHDGVIGGIIIFSQNISDQVAQNEELKNAKKLADIGSKAKSEFLANMSHEIRTPLNGVIGFSDLLLKTPLNDLQKQYLRYVNESGNNLLAIINDILDFSKIESGKLEFYADQYNPYELVNQVIHVILYQAQNKGIELLLNIEQGLPDYIHIDDSRIKQVLINLLSNAVKFTETGEIELQVIRTNIEEDKVNLRFSVRDTGIGIPEEKQQRIFDAFMQEDSSVSKRFGGTGLGLTISNNILRYMGSELSLVSKVGEGSTFYFDIEVPYEYMEVENDDLSVENVLIVDDNSNNRVILEHMLAYKGVKTTSVGNGFEAIQLYLDGARFDAILMDYRMPILNGLETIVKIKEFLIQQEESVPLLVSHCSSEDQEYMMQFRQEHNSYCITKPIISEELYRILRRNPNNVPTIVSDEDIHLKSLDTAFSVLVADDNPVNMALNLRLVEGVLPHCETSSVENGVLAVEACENGKFDLILMDIQMPLMDGIEATQKIRTLAGYEHVPIIGITAGNVIGEKEKCLEVGMSDFLTKPIKAGEFKALVTKAMQSLDSDLVKDVQIERHFDERIMDESTDNDADFKQEFVGIVLTELELQKERLALAKLEVDVPQVKKLLHKLRGTSSTAGLILLNEYATDLERKFVDGNLPFDDINKIIVEIELLQKLLIKIKA from the coding sequence ATGAATCCTCAGTGTACTCCAATCAACGAGTCTGAGCGTATAGATATGCTCTATTCTTTTGGCTTGATGGGGCTTGGCAAGATGCCAGAGCTCGATGTTTTTGCCGAACTTGCATGTCAGCTCACTGGCTGTGCTTCCTCTATTATTGCTATAATGGAAGAAGAAACTCAACGTATTCAAAGTTGTTTTGGTCTCGAATTAGACACCGTTGAACGGAAAAATACCGTTTGTCAATATACTATGTTGAGCGATAAACCGCTCATGATTGAAGATACCTACCTTGATCCTCGTACAACTGATAATCCATTAATTCGTGCTGGTGAGATTCGCTTTTATGCAGGGGTACCCTTACTAGATCATAGAGGTCTCGCATTAGGGACGCTATGTGTAATCGATTATGAAGTAAAGCGTATCAACGAAGACCAGTTAGAGTCTTTGTCTAAACTTGCTGAAGCAGTAGTATCTGTTTTATTAGCGAAGCGTAAAGTTGCGCAGGCGGGCTATTTCAAGGATATACTATCTGTTACGCAGAATATGATTTGCGTATTGGATGATAATTTTCTGATTAAGGAAGTGAATCCTGCATTTGCAGAACTGATGAACTTCTCCACACGTGAAGCTGTTGGCCAATCTTTCATCGAAATATTACAAGCAAAAGAATCACTTGCCGATGCGATTAGATCGGCTATTTCAACAGGAAAAGCCACACAGATTCAGACGCAGACAGAAACGCATTTAGACGAAGCGTTTATCAATTGGAATTTCAAATATAATCCCAACAACAAGGAGGTTTTTGCTTTCGGAAGGGATATAAGTAAAGAAAATGCGGAAAAAATCAAGCTCCTAGTATCTGAGCGTAAGTTTAGGAACTTTTTTGAGAATGGTTTAGGCTTAATGAGCATGCATGACTTAGACGGTAGGATTCTCCGTGTCAATGAAATGGGTAGGAAAGTTTTGGGCTATTCGGCAGAAGAGGTTGAAAAATTAAATCTCGTTGATATGTTACCGAACGATAAGAAGACTTTGTTTAAGCCTTATTTGGAGCGCATTAAACAAAAGGGGGAAGATCGCGGTATGATGATTCTCAAACATAAGAATGGAGAATGGATTTACTGGCTATATAATAACAGCTTGGAAACCGATCTTGATGGAAACGCTTATGTGGTTAGTTCTGCATTGGATATGACCGATCGGATTAAATTGGAAGAGGATCTTCAACATACCAAGCAAATTTTAGAACAGAGTAGTCAGGTCGCTCAAGTTGGAGGTTGGGAAGTCGATTTGGCGAAGAATAAGATCTATTGGTCTGGACCGACAAGAGATATTCATGGAGTATCATTGGATTTCGTTCCAACCTTGGAAAATGCATTTACGTTCTTTGATCAGAAAGATGGCGAAAAGCTCAACAAATTGTTTAATCGTGCGGTAGAATTAGGGGAGAGTTATGATCTGGAAACGACTTTAATAAAGCAAAGTGGCGAATCCTTATGGATTCGTATTAAAGGCGTTCCTGAATTCATTGATGGTACTTGTACACGTGTTTTCGGAATTATTCAAGACATCGATCAAGCCAAGGGGACCTTTATTGAGTTAGAACGTAAAGAAGCGATGTTGCAAACATTCGTCGATTATGTGCCTGCATCGGTTGCTATGTTTGATCAAAATCTAGATTATCTGACGATCAGTAAGCAATGGAAGGAAGAGTTTAATTTTGTTAGCAATCATGAAGTTCGTAGAAACCTTTATGATGTCTTTCCTAATATTCCCGAAAACCGAAAAGAGATCTATAGAAAAGCTTTAGAAGGAATATCGTATAAAAATACAGATGAGTTAGTTACTAGAGACGAAGTCGAAGGTGTTCAACATTATAATTGGGAAGTACGTCCGTGGAGATTACATGATGGCGTGATCGGCGGTATCATTATATTTTCGCAGAATATTTCTGATCAGGTCGCTCAAAATGAAGAGTTGAAAAATGCAAAGAAACTTGCTGATATTGGTAGTAAAGCAAAATCAGAGTTTCTCGCCAATATGAGTCATGAAATTCGAACTCCACTCAATGGTGTTATTGGTTTTTCGGATTTACTATTGAAAACACCATTAAATGATTTGCAAAAGCAATATCTGCGCTACGTTAATGAATCTGGAAATAATCTCTTGGCCATTATCAACGATATCCTCGACTTTTCGAAAATTGAATCGGGTAAGTTAGAGTTTTATGCTGATCAATACAATCCGTATGAACTGGTGAACCAGGTCATTCATGTCATCTTATATCAAGCACAAAACAAAGGCATCGAGTTACTCTTAAATATTGAACAAGGCCTTCCAGACTATATACACATTGATGACTCGCGAATAAAACAGGTTTTAATCAATCTCTTATCCAATGCGGTGAAATTCACAGAAACTGGAGAGATTGAACTTCAAGTAATACGCACCAATATTGAAGAAGATAAAGTTAATCTTCGTTTTTCAGTTAGGGATACAGGGATCGGTATTCCTGAAGAGAAGCAACAACGTATCTTCGACGCCTTTATGCAAGAGGACAGTTCGGTGAGCAAGCGTTTTGGTGGTACTGGACTTGGGTTAACGATTTCAAACAATATTCTGCGTTATATGGGTAGTGAGCTTTCGCTCGTAAGTAAGGTCGGTGAGGGGTCTACATTCTATTTTGATATTGAAGTTCCATATGAGTATATGGAAGTTGAAAATGACGACTTATCGGTCGAGAATGTCCTTATCGTCGATGATAACTCAAACAACAGAGTTATTCTGGAGCATATGTTGGCCTATAAAGGCGTAAAAACAACTTCTGTTGGAAATGGTTTTGAAGCAATTCAGCTTTATCTCGATGGGGCTCGTTTCGACGCAATTTTAATGGATTATCGTATGCCTATCCTCAATGGATTAGAAACTATTGTAAAGATTAAAGAGTTCTTGATTCAACAGGAAGAATCGGTTCCATTGTTAGTATCGCACTGTTCTTCGGAGGATCAGGAATATATGATGCAATTTCGTCAAGAGCATAATTCATATTGCATTACCAAGCCAATTATTTCAGAGGAACTTTATCGCATTTTAAGGCGAAATCCGAATAACGTGCCCACAATCGTGTCTGATGAGGATATTCATCTGAAGTCCTTAGATACAGCATTCTCTGTTTTGGTAGCGGATGATAATCCGGTCAACATGGCTTTGAACCTTCGTCTTGTCGAAGGGGTTTTACCACATTGTGAAACAAGCAGTGTAGAAAATGGAGTATTGGCGGTTGAGGCTTGCGAAAACGGCAAATTCGACTTGATTTTAATGGATATTCAAATGCCATTAATGGATGGGATTGAGGCGACACAAAAGATCCGGACTTTGGCGGGCTATGAGCACGTGCCGATAATCGGTATCACTGCAGGAAATGTGATTGGAGAAAAAGAGAAGTGCTTAGAAGTTGGTATGTCTGATTTCTTAACGAAGCCGATTAAGGCTGGAGAGTTCAAGGCGCTGGTAACTAAGGCTATGCAGTCACTGGACTCGGATTTAGTGAAAGATGTTCAGATAGAGCGTCATTTTGATGAGCGAATCATGGATGAGTCGACGGACAATGACGCCGATTTTAAACAAGAATTCGTAGGTATCGTTTTGACCGAGTTAGAACTTCAAAAGGAGCGTTTAGCACTAGCGAAGTTGGAAGTCGATGTTCCTCAGGTAAAGAAGCTTCTACATAAACTTCGGGGGACCTCAAGTACCGCAGGGCTTATTTTGTTAAATGAGTATGCCACAGATTTGGAGAGAAAATTCGTTGATGGCAATCTGCCATTTGATGATATCAATAAGATTATTGTAGAAATCGAATTATTACAGAAACTATTAATAAAGATAAAAGCGTAA
- a CDS encoding S8 family serine peptidase gives MKFKKTKGVLFGLCLTSLVIGCRKELSPFGSYDKQVPMQAEYKETIIVYFKDKNNSSFSLQEPAKFLTEKAIARRKAQAIKIDSTDLPVNDKYIQEVLKVSKGKLLNRSKWLNYVTIHLPEQHEDLKTIQSLAFVKSVKQIGVHIPYQEPVVPPIKKENNIVPKGSIKMLDTLKVNAVNYGKTYRLLERYQAQELHANKFYGNGKTIAILSEGFGYIAEKPEIAHLIAENRIIDQFDLLYNRDDISTTTTNGNNMLAMFAAIDPKNFVGLAPKAEYILTRTDRGGTQEPFFETSWVASVERADSLGVDIISSSCMFGVKFDQPQFDITEEHSDGRSISSQVADLAFTKGILTVQMFPQRSAGITFVIPPEDAKNILTVGNANRNNEPLWSILDKPTADGRIKPEFAVIAQEIPIIYGWGDSYNTAYSPPILAGLVACLWEAFPNKTSAEIKDLLIRSASQGSKPDNKLGYGVPNFKKAYENAK, from the coding sequence ATGAAATTCAAAAAAACAAAGGGCGTCCTATTTGGACTGTGCCTCACGAGCCTAGTTATTGGCTGTCGTAAAGAGCTTTCTCCCTTTGGTTCTTACGATAAGCAAGTGCCAATGCAAGCTGAATACAAAGAAACGATTATTGTATACTTCAAAGATAAAAACAACAGCAGCTTCAGCTTACAAGAGCCTGCCAAATTTTTAACCGAAAAGGCGATTGCACGCCGTAAAGCACAAGCCATTAAGATTGACTCCACAGATTTACCAGTAAACGATAAATATATCCAAGAGGTCCTGAAAGTGAGCAAAGGGAAACTTTTAAATCGCTCAAAATGGCTTAATTATGTGACCATACACTTACCGGAGCAGCATGAAGATCTAAAAACTATTCAATCTTTAGCATTTGTTAAATCGGTCAAACAAATTGGTGTACATATACCCTATCAAGAGCCAGTAGTCCCACCGATAAAAAAGGAAAACAATATCGTTCCGAAGGGATCCATAAAAATGCTTGACACGCTGAAAGTGAATGCTGTCAATTATGGAAAAACGTATCGTCTTCTAGAGCGATATCAAGCACAGGAATTACACGCGAATAAATTCTATGGCAATGGTAAAACAATTGCCATCCTGAGTGAGGGCTTTGGTTATATCGCAGAAAAACCAGAAATAGCACATCTTATTGCCGAGAACCGCATCATCGATCAATTCGATTTACTCTATAATCGCGATGATATCAGCACCACAACAACCAATGGGAATAATATGCTCGCTATGTTCGCTGCGATTGATCCCAAGAACTTTGTAGGTCTGGCACCAAAAGCCGAATATATCTTAACCAGAACGGATCGAGGAGGAACGCAGGAGCCCTTTTTTGAAACCAGTTGGGTTGCATCTGTCGAACGCGCTGATAGCCTTGGTGTAGATATTATTAGTTCTTCTTGTATGTTCGGAGTAAAGTTTGATCAACCTCAGTTCGATATTACCGAGGAACATAGTGATGGTCGATCCATTAGCAGCCAAGTTGCCGATTTAGCCTTTACAAAAGGAATCCTTACGGTTCAAATGTTTCCGCAACGCTCCGCGGGAATAACCTTTGTTATACCTCCTGAGGATGCCAAAAACATCTTAACAGTTGGGAATGCCAATAGAAATAATGAACCACTATGGTCAATATTGGATAAGCCTACAGCAGATGGCAGAATTAAACCAGAATTCGCCGTAATCGCACAAGAGATCCCTATAATTTATGGCTGGGGAGATTCCTATAATACGGCGTATAGTCCACCCATCCTTGCCGGACTAGTTGCTTGTCTTTGGGAAGCGTTCCCTAACAAAACAAGCGCTGAAATCAAAGACTTACTGATTCGTAGTGCAAGCCAAGGATCAAAACCAGACAACAAATTAGGATACGGTGTACCAAATTTCAAAAAAGCTTATGAAAACGCGAAATAA
- a CDS encoding HmuY family protein, with the protein MNYSYIKRLSTASLCCLLLFSACEKEEKPIVPDLPVQEEKVVLNLLADYKTRPFFKFSTGEVVSKPTGDNWDIRFDNAQLKINGGNMSNPVRSGNGKGIIIHTAYQNVKEIPNLSELKQDNGREDYALGYRSGGTTWYFLDDNNFYIIYPEKTLFIQTADGKGFVKLQIFSFYRDMPSMKGETYDSMSSRMDYFSFRYQYIEKGQRFH; encoded by the coding sequence ATGAATTATTCTTACATCAAAAGGCTATCTACGGCCAGCCTATGTTGTCTACTTCTTTTTAGCGCATGCGAGAAAGAGGAAAAGCCTATAGTCCCTGATCTCCCGGTACAAGAGGAAAAAGTCGTCCTTAATCTCCTTGCAGACTATAAAACAAGACCTTTCTTCAAGTTCAGTACTGGCGAAGTCGTTAGCAAACCAACAGGTGACAATTGGGACATCCGGTTTGATAACGCCCAATTGAAAATCAATGGCGGTAACATGTCCAATCCGGTTCGTTCAGGAAACGGCAAAGGAATTATCATCCATACGGCCTATCAAAACGTCAAAGAAATCCCAAATCTAAGCGAATTAAAACAAGACAATGGTCGAGAGGATTATGCGCTTGGTTATCGTAGCGGGGGCACAACCTGGTATTTTTTAGACGACAACAATTTCTACATCATCTATCCCGAGAAAACATTGTTTATCCAAACTGCCGACGGAAAAGGCTTTGTCAAACTACAAATCTTTAGTTTCTACAGAGACATGCCGAGTATGAAAGGAGAAACCTATGATTCAATGAGCTCTCGGATGGATTACTTCAGTTTCCGCTATCAATACATAGAAAAAGGACAGCGATTTCATTAA
- a CDS encoding response regulator transcription factor, with protein sequence MVVLLAEDDELILKTVEHKLKKEGFEVILTRNGQEAIELIKTKEIHLIISDIMMPFASGIEILAVVKQLERPIPIIMLSSMGQEEIVVEAFELGASDYMIKPFSPNELVLRINKLVNRH encoded by the coding sequence ATGGTTGTGTTATTAGCTGAAGACGATGAATTAATTCTTAAAACAGTTGAGCATAAGCTCAAAAAAGAGGGATTCGAGGTAATTTTAACTAGAAACGGGCAGGAAGCCATTGAGTTGATTAAAACAAAGGAGATACATTTGATTATCAGTGATATCATGATGCCCTTTGCTTCTGGAATCGAAATTCTAGCTGTTGTAAAGCAGTTGGAGCGTCCGATTCCTATTATCATGCTCTCGAGCATGGGACAAGAAGAGATTGTTGTCGAAGCGTTCGAATTGGGGGCTTCTGACTATATGATCAAGCCATTTAGTCCAAACGAATTAGTCTTACGAATTAATAAATTGGTCAACAGACATTAG
- a CDS encoding HEAT repeat domain-containing protein encodes MMEPVLTLHELMIGILAILILVFLFIIALLIFSFREYRIVENRQVWKEKIEEYLSRVIIEGTADQIDVDSDIEQYLRYRAFRRYFLNRLVESERKFKGIAADVLQQVFYTYKLDQEAYTLLRSRRPYLIARGIQVLKIMKVAAALPEIKTKIKDKHIRIRQEAQYAIVYFEGFDGLAFLDQIKTVLSDWQQLRILTFINILPKDANPRLITWLNSENPSVVVFALRLIQKFKVLELHKKLIPLLSHADNAVSLESIRTMFVLDVYDTADCLVAQYPSLGMPQQWEIIKGLGYTRAKDQIDFLKLEFTNHPTAKGKESIANSLVSLGELNYLINLKLTYNDQDKNWKIITHVLDNR; translated from the coding sequence TTGATGGAACCCGTGCTTACCCTTCATGAACTGATGATTGGAATCTTGGCGATCTTGATCCTAGTCTTTTTGTTTATTATCGCACTTTTAATCTTCAGTTTTCGAGAATACCGAATTGTCGAAAATAGACAAGTATGGAAAGAAAAGATTGAAGAGTATCTGAGTCGAGTTATTATAGAAGGTACAGCAGACCAGATTGATGTCGATTCTGATATTGAGCAATACTTGAGGTATCGTGCATTTCGTCGCTATTTCTTAAATCGACTTGTAGAGTCCGAACGGAAGTTTAAAGGCATTGCTGCGGATGTTTTACAACAAGTATTTTATACGTATAAATTGGACCAAGAAGCCTACACGCTGCTAAGAAGTAGGAGACCTTATCTAATTGCACGAGGGATTCAAGTGTTGAAAATTATGAAGGTTGCGGCAGCCTTGCCAGAGATTAAAACTAAAATAAAAGATAAGCATATTCGTATTCGGCAGGAAGCTCAGTATGCTATCGTGTATTTTGAGGGATTCGATGGATTGGCTTTTTTAGATCAAATCAAAACGGTTCTTTCCGATTGGCAGCAATTGCGTATTCTTACTTTCATCAACATCTTGCCAAAAGACGCTAATCCGCGTTTAATTACTTGGTTGAATAGTGAGAATCCTTCTGTGGTAGTATTTGCATTAAGACTTATACAAAAGTTTAAAGTCTTGGAGTTACATAAGAAGTTGATACCTCTATTGTCACATGCTGATAATGCCGTTTCACTGGAATCGATTCGTACAATGTTTGTGCTCGACGTCTACGATACAGCTGATTGCTTGGTGGCTCAGTACCCTAGTCTTGGCATGCCACAGCAATGGGAGATTATCAAGGGTTTAGGATATACGAGAGCTAAGGATCAAATTGACTTCTTGAAACTTGAATTTACAAATCACCCAACTGCAAAAGGTAAGGAAAGTATTGCTAATTCATTAGTTTCTTTAGGCGAGCTTAACTATTTGATTAATTTGAAATTAACATACAATGATCAGGATAAGAATTGGAAGATCATAACACATGTTTTGGATAATAGATAA